The Coccidioides posadasii str. Silveira chromosome 5, complete sequence genome has a segment encoding these proteins:
- a CDS encoding uncharacterized protein (antiSMASH:Cluster_5.1~EggNog:ENOG410PMT6~COG:K) — protein sequence MDDADGLPEEVMEPDEHPVLQEERGCMLLDSLGKYRYVGADSSIRWNHAARVAQQTFIDSDPKVIPPLKTGLLPPTTPESPMSTRRGEIYLPPRQLCMRYVGYFFEEVHCLYWFYSPEQFYSLLDQTLEDRGTRASSSWLCSLYSIFAIGSMVPSNQIIHSGSAVEHAGKQAPDYLTLAKELSAGAADEADIESVKAFGLLSLAMHAMCYSVGAYLHLGTAVRIGFSLGLHRDISPRTRDSVERERGRRLWWTIYTLDHEMAIRFGYPCAIGEDAGFVKTPPASEQIMDPGPNMPLGYQALSSSLVRLRKRISYTCFIEPAQVGGRLPISRVTESLNDLKSWLDNAPPYLHWDSSHPPQHRRPVLVLHLRYWSSVISVTRPFLLFTVSRPSTIVVPAKRACYEELSGKCIEAAELSVQILKRMVDDRGLSSRILFDCHCIGEVMWILILAVQKLGRPEHQDMLRFCLETVTSMERIGWCEKISPELEARIHESGALEPLVHLQIQTNQHQQQKYPDGIEGRVIFPPESGPSYVDGTADFNFDASQFDVFETLDLDTRSGLMDIFADATLSASHLVFDIEQREI from the exons ATGGACGACGCAGATGGACTGCCAGAGGAAGTCATGGAACCGGACGAACATCCCGTCCTGCAAGAAGAGCGAGGTTGCATGCTTCTGGACTCGTTGGGAAAATACCGCTATGTCGGCGCAGATTCGTCGATTCGCTGGAATCATGCTGCGCGTGTAGCACAGCAGACCTTTATCGATTCAGACCCAAAAGTCATTCCACCGTTGAAAACAGGCTTGCTCCCGCCAACGACCCCGGAAAGCCCCATGAGTACACGGCGAGGGGAGATATACTTGCCTCCTCGCCAGCTGTGTATGCGCTATGTGGGATATTTCTTTGAAGAGGTACATTGTTTATACTGGTTTTACTCCCCTGAGCAGTTTTACAGCCTCCTTGACCAAACCCTCGAAGATCGGGGGACGAGAGCGAGCTCATCTTGGCTTTGTTCGCTATATTCAATTTTTGCGATAGGAAGTATGGTTCCGAGTAATCAAATAATACACTCGGGAAGTGCTGTGGAACATGCTGGTAAACAGGCGCCAGATTACTTGACTTTGGCAAAAGAACTCTCGGCTGGAGCTGCGGATGAGGCAGATATTGAAAGTGTGAAAGCTTTTGGGTTGCTG AGTCTGGCCATGCATGCAATGTGTTATAGCGTGGGGGCTTATCTACACCTCGGAACGGCGGTGAGGATTGGATTCTCACTTGGCCTACACAGAGACATTTCGCCCCGAACTAGAGACTCAGTTGAACGAGAAAGAGGCAGACGTCTATGGTGGACGATATATACGCTTGACCATGAGATGGCTATCCGCTTCGGTTACCCATGTGCTATTGGCGAGGATGCCGGATTTGTGAAAACGCCGCCGGCATCTGAGCAG ATCATGGACCCAGGGCCGAACATGCCACTGGGGTACCAAGCACTATCATCCTCCCTTGTTCGGCTTAGGAAGAGGATTAGCTATACCTGCTTTATCGAACCTGCACAAGTTGGTGGCCGATTGCCAATAAGTCGAGTCACAGAGAGCTTGAATGATCTGAAATCCTGGCTGGACAACGCGCCTCCATACCTCCACTGGGACTCCTCCCATCCGCCTCAGCATCGCCGACCGGTATTGGTCCTGCACTTGCGGTATTGGAGCTCTGTCATATCTGTCACACGCCCTTTTCTCCTCTTTACTGTCTCTCGCCCGTCCACGATCGTGGTCCCTGCCAAAAGAGCATGCTACGAGGAACTCAGCGGGAAGTGCATCGAAGCAGCAGAGCTCTCTGTGCAGATACTAAAACGCATGGTAGACGACCGGGGGTTGTCAAGTCGGATTTTGTTTGACTGTCATTGTATTGGGGAGGTTATGTGGATTCTGATCTTGGCCGTCCAGAAGTTGGGCAGGCCGGAGCATCAGGACATGCTCAGGTTTTGCCTCGAGACTGTAACCAGCATGGAGAGAATTGGATGGTGCGAGAAGATCTCCCCAGAATTGGAAGCGAGAATTCACGAGAGCGGTGCTTTGGAGCCACTGGTACACTTGCAAATTCAAACGAATCAACACCAGCAACAGAAGTATCCGGATGGAATCGAAGGCAGGGTCATATTTCCTCCAGAATCAGGGCCAAGTTATGTTGATGGGACTGCTGATTT TAATTTTGACGCTTCGCAATTCGACGTGTTCGAGACGCTGGACCTGGATACTCGCTCGGGGTTGATGGATATCTTCGCGGACGCTACACTGTCCGCATCACACCTCGTATTTGATATAGAGCAGCGAGAAATTTAA